The Herbiconiux sp. SALV-R1 nucleotide sequence CGGATGTCGGCGACGACAGGGGCGGCGTCGCGCAAGGCGGCGACCCTGCCCTCCACCGAGTCGAGGTCGTAGGCGGCGAGCTTCTGCTTGATGACGAACTCGAACATCGGCTTCTTGCTCTTCACGAGCCGGCGCACGGCGTCGTCACCCTTCGCCAGGCGCAGGTCGCAGGGGTCGAGGCCGTCGGGCGCCACCGCCACGTAGGTCTGCGCGGCGAACCGCTGCTCCTCGCTGAACGCGCGGAGCGCTGCCTTCTGGCCCGCAGCATCCGGGTCGAAGGTGAACACGACCTCGCCGAGACCCGAGCTGTCGTCGGAGAGCACTCGCCGCATGATCTTGATGTGGTCGACGCCGAAGGAGGTGCCGCAGGTGGCGACCGCCGTGGTGACCCCCGCGAGGTGGCAGGCCATCACGTCGGTGTAGCCCTCGACGACCACCACCTGGCGCGTGCGCGAGATGTCGCGCTTGGCGAGGTCGAGCCCATAGAGCACCTGTGCCTTGTGGTAGACCGCCGTCTCGGGCGTGTTGAGGTACTTCGGGCCTTTGTCGTCGTCGAACAGCCGGCGCGCTCCGAACCCGACGGTCTGGCCCGTCTGGTCGCGGATGGGCCACACCAGCCGGCCGCGAAACCTGTCGTAGCTGCCGCGGTCGCCCTGGCTCACGAGGCCCGCCGCCGAGAGCTCCGCCTCGGTGAAGCCTCGCCCGCGCAGGTGCTTGCCCAGGTTGTCCCACCCCTGGGGTGCGTAGCCCACGCCGAAGCGTGCGGCCGCCGAGGCGTCGAAGCCGCGCTCACCGAGGAAGGCGCGGCCGGCGTCGGCCCCGGGCGCCGTGAGCTGCTCGGCGAAGTACTCTCTGGCCGCCTCGTTGGCCGCCAGCAGTCGTGCCCGGTTGCCGTGATCGACCGCGGCGCCGCCGTCTTCGTAGTGCAGCTGGTAGCCGATCGTGGCGGCGAGGCGCTCGACGGCCTCCGAGAAGGTGACGTGGTCGATCTTCTGCAGGAAGGTGAAGACGTCGCCGCCCTCGCCGCACCCGAAGCAGTGGTAGTAGCCCACCTGGGGTCGCACGTGGAAGCTCGGCGACCGCTCGTCGTGGAACGGGCAGAGACCTTTCATCGAGCCGACGCCGGCGCTCTTCAAGGTGACGAAGTCGCCGACGACGTCGGCGATGTTGATGCGCGAACGCACCTCGTCGATGTCGCTGCGGCGGATCAGACCTGCCATGGGCTCACGACACGTTCCGCACGGGGAGCGCGAGCCGCGGCCGGGAACCGCCGCAGAGCCGCTCGTACCAGGCCACGGCGGTCTGGTCGGTGAGGCTCGCCACCTGGTCGACCACCACGCGTCGGCGCGCGGTGTCGTCGGTCGCCTCGCGCCAGTCGGCGGCGAAGGCGGTGTCGAGGGCAGCGCCCTCCGACTCGAGCAGCGCGTCGGCGAGCTCGCTCAGCAGTTCGCGTTGGTCGACGTAGAGGGGCTGGCGGGCGTCGGTGCTCATCACGAACACCGAGACGATGCCTTTCAGGGTGGCGATCTCGGCCGCCACCCAGTCGGGCACCACGACGTCGGCGCCGTAGCGGGTGATACTCGGGGTGGGGAACGCCTCGCGGGTGGCACGGGTCGCCGCACCGGCGAAGCGGCCGATGAGCTGGCTAGTGAGGTTCTTGAGCGAGGCGTGGGCGGCCCGCGAGTCGTCCCATTCCGAGAGCCACACCTTGAGCGAGTCGAGCCGCTCGAAAGCCTCGGCCAGCTCGTCAAGCTCGAACCCGCCGCCCGCGCGCAGGTGGATGCGGCGGACCAGGTCGGCGTGGTCGACTCGGTCGCCGAGCACCGAGACGTCGATGTACCCGTTCAGCACGGCGTCTTCGAAGTCGTGCACGGAGTAGGCGATGTCGTCGGAGAGATCCATCACCTGCGCCTCGACGCAGAGCCTCCGCGCGGGCGCGTCGGCCCTGAACCAGTCGAAGACCTCGACGTCGTCGTCGTAGACCCCGTACTTCAGGCGACCGCTCGGGTCTTGCACGGGGTCGCTGGCCGTCCACGGGTACTTGCAGCTGGCGTCGAGGCTCGCCCGGGTGAGGTTGAGGCCGTAGCTGCGGCCGGTCTCACCGACCACCTTCGGCTCGAGGCGGCTCAGAATGCGCAGGCTCTGGGCGTTGCCCTCGAAGCCCCCGATCTCCCGCGCCCAGTCGTTGAGTGCACGCTCGCCGTTGTGACCGAAGGGCGGATGCCCGAGGTCGTGGGCGAGGCAGGCGGTGTCGACGACGTCGGGGTCGAGATCGAGGCTCGCCGCGAGCTCCCGGCCCACCTGGGCCACCTCGAGCGAGTGGGTGAGCCGGTTGCGGGCGAAGTCGGCGACCACGGCAGGGCTCAGCACCTGCGTCTTGGCCGCGAGTCGGCGCAGCGACGAGGAGTGCAGCACACGGGCTCGGTCGCGCGCGAAGTCGCTGCGCCTCGTGTAGTGCTCCTCGGGCAGCAGGCGCTCGGCGTCGGACTCGGCGTAGCCCTTGGTGGGCGCGTAGGTGGCGAGGTTGAGGAGGGGTTCAGCCACCGCTGTGGTCCAGTTCGGCTTCGGCGAGATCGGCGCGGCCGGCGCCGCCGAGGGCGCGGGAGTCGAGCCAGTGCTCGGGCAGGGCGGGCTTCTTCGGGCTGCCGGCCCGGCCACGCGGGCCTTCGGCGTCGGCACCCGGGTAGGGCATCGACCAGTCGAGGGTGGCGAGGATCTCGTCCATCGCCTCCAGCGTCTTCACGGTGCTGAGGGCGGCGCGCACCTCGTGCCCGGCCGGGTAGCCCTTGAGGTACC carries:
- the dnaG gene encoding DNA primase; the protein is MAGLIRRSDIDEVRSRINIADVVGDFVTLKSAGVGSMKGLCPFHDERSPSFHVRPQVGYYHCFGCGEGGDVFTFLQKIDHVTFSEAVERLAATIGYQLHYEDGGAAVDHGNRARLLAANEAAREYFAEQLTAPGADAGRAFLGERGFDASAAARFGVGYAPQGWDNLGKHLRGRGFTEAELSAAGLVSQGDRGSYDRFRGRLVWPIRDQTGQTVGFGARRLFDDDKGPKYLNTPETAVYHKAQVLYGLDLAKRDISRTRQVVVVEGYTDVMACHLAGVTTAVATCGTSFGVDHIKIMRRVLSDDSSGLGEVVFTFDPDAAGQKAALRAFSEEQRFAAQTYVAVAPDGLDPCDLRLAKGDDAVRRLVKSKKPMFEFVIKQKLAAYDLDSVEGRVAALRDAAPVVADIRDSALRPAYTRELAKMLAMELGEVSQVVERSGTRSGGGERGGDRGDRGDRGDRGALTRGGERTSGGPHPADGGRIDPTASGTLVMQQSAVPSVTSLAPEPAVRPRVTLTQLPVTTAMRTERDALVAILQTPVIVGRDLIAHATVCGFSNAPLAAVRDSIGRNLDAFDSPNWVATVQGDVPEEYRTLVEELAVAPIPERPERQPEGYLRSIVRDLVTRHLQRRKDDLIGRLQRTDAVADPVGYRELQVQLVQLEADRRAFLAE
- a CDS encoding deoxyguanosinetriphosphate triphosphohydrolase — protein: MAEPLLNLATYAPTKGYAESDAERLLPEEHYTRRSDFARDRARVLHSSSLRRLAAKTQVLSPAVVADFARNRLTHSLEVAQVGRELAASLDLDPDVVDTACLAHDLGHPPFGHNGERALNDWAREIGGFEGNAQSLRILSRLEPKVVGETGRSYGLNLTRASLDASCKYPWTASDPVQDPSGRLKYGVYDDDVEVFDWFRADAPARRLCVEAQVMDLSDDIAYSVHDFEDAVLNGYIDVSVLGDRVDHADLVRRIHLRAGGGFELDELAEAFERLDSLKVWLSEWDDSRAAHASLKNLTSQLIGRFAGAATRATREAFPTPSITRYGADVVVPDWVAAEIATLKGIVSVFVMSTDARQPLYVDQRELLSELADALLESEGAALDTAFAADWREATDDTARRRVVVDQVASLTDQTAVAWYERLCGGSRPRLALPVRNVS